In Halichondria panicea chromosome 17, odHalPani1.1, whole genome shotgun sequence, a single window of DNA contains:
- the LOC135351642 gene encoding uncharacterized protein LOC135351642: MESVKVSPYRPTLTYRVLEFIFLLLTTIILGLTLLTGLLSNIEGAGFMNITGEVSDSYNTQIGPAAWTFAVWGVIYTAQVIWIVYGWSFVFRPATPRAISFVTYIFYGFANLCSIVWTYTWGNLYPQVAFAFIALCGISLYATVIAQAIHLYRETPALSSTKKFKIDLYLTRIIVLNSVAIYASWLTAATQLNFVIVLVNYGGVDPTTAGTVGLSILLVVIIIYFILENTILDRFARFVFVVYPLLIWAFTGIVSAHWGVEKDNQNPIFTLVLLVLCIVLFIVRIILWIVFAFVRPLVVPKPKIVV, translated from the coding sequence ATGGAGAGTGTGAAGGTTTCTCCATATAGGCCGACCCTGACCTACAGAGTGCTGGAATTCATCTTTCTACTACTGACTACAATCATCCTGGGGCTCACACTTCTTACAGGCCTACTCTCTAATATTGAAGGGGCTGGATTCATGAATATAACAGGAGAGGTTTCTGATAGCTACAACACACAGATCGGTCCTGCTGCATGGACATTTGCTGTATGGGGAGTCATATATACCGCCCAAGTCATCTGGATTGTCTATGGTTGGTCTTTTGTCTTCAGACCTGCAACACCGCGGGCAATCTCGTTTGTTACCTACATATTTTATGGATTTGCAAATCTTTGTAGTATTGTATGGACCTACACATGGGGTAATTTGTACCCTCAAGTTGCCTTTGCCTTTATAGCTCTGTGTGGTATATCTCTATACGCCACTGTGATTGCACAGGCCATTCACCTCTACAGAGAAACACCTGCTCTCTCCTCTACAAAGAAGTTCAAGATCGATTTGTACCTCACTCGGATTATTGTTCTGAACAGCGTAGCTATATATGCTTCTTGGCTTACTGCAGCTACTCAACTGAACTTTGTCATTGTTCTGGTTAACTATGGTGGTGTTGATCCTACTACAGCTGGTACTGTTGGCTTGTCGATTCTCCTCGTTGTCATCATCATCTATTTTATTCTAGAGAACACGATTTTGGACAGATTCGCACGATTTGTGTTCGTCGTGTACCCGTTACTCATATGGGCTTTCACTGGTATAGTGTCAGCACATTGGGGAGTGGAAAAGGACAATCAAAACCCGATCTTTACTCTCGTGTTGCTGGTGTTGTGCATAGTGCTGTTCATTGTCAGGATCATTCTATGGATTGTCTTTGCATTTGTACGTCCTCTGGTTGTCCCAAAACCTAAGATTGTTGTGTGA
- the LOC135351640 gene encoding uncharacterized protein LOC135351640, giving the protein MESKKIDQYRPTTTVRVLEFVSLLVATLLVVVMLIFSILSNFPHIGVGFKNGTKEVSDIFYTQLTPAGWTFTIWGLVYTWQVIWIIYGWSFVFRPATPRAISFVTYILYSIGQLCNIAWTYLWGNLYTAASFGVAVAFSLILCASLVAQAIHLYRETPALSSTKKFKIDFYIARIVVLNSIAIYVLWVAIASELNFVILLVYYYGVDDTTAVTIDLACLLIIIISYFILENTFFDRFARFIFIVYPVFIWAFSGIVSAHWGVEEDNRNPIFTLVLLVLCIVLFIVRIILWIVYAFVRPLAVPKTSLGDLFCSICLKK; this is encoded by the coding sequence ATGGAGAGTAAAAAGATAGACCAGTATAGACCAACTACGACTGTAAGAGTGCTGGAATTCGTGTCACTGCTGGTGGCTACACTACTAGTAGTGGTAATGTTAATCTTCAGCATTTTATCAAACTTTCCACATATTGGGGTCGGATTTAAGAACGGAACGAAAGAAGTCTCTGATATTTTCTACACTCAACTCACCCCTGCTGGATGGACCTTCACGATATGGGGACTCGTGTACACATGGCAAGTCATCTGGATTATCTATGGCTGGTCCTTTGTCTTCAGACCTGCGACTCCACGGGCAATCTCATTTGTTACTTACATCTTGTACTCGATTGGGCAGCTCTGCAATATAGCCTGGACTTATCTCTGGGGAAATTTGTATACTGCAGCCTCTTTTGGTGTTGCAGTTGCGTTTTCCCTCATATTATGCGCTAGTCTTGTTGCACAGGCCATTCACCTCTACAGAGAAACACCTGCTCTCTCCTCTACAAAGAAGTTCAAGATTGATTTTTACATCGCACGAATTGTCGTGTTGaacagtatagctatatatgtaCTTTGGGTTGCTATAGCGTCTGAACTGAATTTTGTGATTCTTCTGGTTTACTATTATGGTGTTGATGACACTACAGCTGTTACTATTGACTTGGCATGTCTCCTCATCATAATCATCTCCTATTTTATTCTGGAAAACACATTTTTCGACAGATTCGCACGATTTATATTTATTGTGTATCCAGTGTTTATATGGGCTTTCTCTGGTATAGTATCAGCACATTGGGGAGTGGAAGAGGACAATCGAAACCCGATCTTTACTCTCGTGTTGCTGGTGTTGTGCATAGTGCTGTTCATTGTCAGGATCATTCTATGGATTGTCTATGCATTTGTACGTCCTCTGGCTGTCCCAAAAACTAGTTTGGGGGATTTGTTTTGCAGCATCTGTTTAAAAAAATGA
- the LOC135351638 gene encoding uncharacterized protein LOC135351638, whose protein sequence is MESEKVSPYRPTLTYRVLEFIFLLLTTIILGLTFLTSILSNVEGAGFRNGTGEVSDIYYTEITPAGWTFSVWGVIYTAQVIWIVYGWSFVFRPATPRAISFVTYIFYGFANLCNIIWVYLWGNLYAQVAFGLIVLCGISLYATLVAQAIHLYRETPALSSTKKFKIDLYLTRIIVLNSLAIYASWLTVATQLNFVILLVYYGGVDATTASTVGLSILLVVIIVYFILENTILDRFARFVFVVYPLFIWAFTGAVSAHWGVEEDNRNPIFTVVLLVLCIVLFIVRIILWIVFAFVRPLAVPKLRYSSVCR, encoded by the coding sequence ATGGAGAGTGAGAAGGTTTCTCCATATAGGCCGACCCTGACCTACAGAGTGCTGGAATTCATCTTTCTACTACTGACTACAATCATCCTGGGGCTCACATTTCTTACAAGCATACTCTCCAATGTTGAAGGGGCTGGATTCAGGAATGGAACAGGAGAGGTTTCTGATATCTACTACACAGAGATCACTCCTGCTGGATGGACATTTTCTGTATGGGGAGTCATATACACCGCCCAAGTCATCTGGATTGTCTATGGCTGGTCTTTTGTCTTCAGACCTGCAACACCACGGGCAATCTCGTTTGTTACCTACATATTTTATGGATTTGCAAATCTTTGTAACATTATATGGGTCTACTTATGGGGTAATTTGTACGCTCAAGTTGCCTTTGGATTGATAGTTCTGTGTGGAATATCTCTATACGCCACTCTGGTTGCACAGGCCATTCATCTATACAGAGAAACACCTGCTCTCTCCTCTACAAAGAAGTTCAAGATCGATTTGTACCTCACTCGAATTATCGTGTTGAACAGCTTAGCTATATATGCTTCTTGGCTTACTGTAGCTACTCAACTGAACTTTGTCATTCTTCTGGTTTACTATGGTGGTGTTGATGCTACCACGGCTAGTACTGTTGGCCTGTCCATTCTTCTCGTGGTCATCATCGTCTATTTTATTCTGGAGAATACGATTTTGGATAGATTCGCACGATTTGTGTTCGTCGTGTATCCGTTATTCATATGGGCTTTTACTGGTGCAGTGTCAGCACATTGGGGAGTGGAAGAGGACAATCGAAACCCGATCTTTACTGTCGTGTTGTTGGTGTTGTGCATAGTGCTGTTCATTGTCAGGATCATTCTATGGATTGTCTTTGCATTTGTACGTCCTCTGGCTGTACCGAAACTAAGATATAGCTCAGTGTGCCGGTGA
- the LOC135351644 gene encoding uncharacterized protein LOC135351644 has protein sequence MESEKVSPYRPTLTYRVLEFIFLLLTTIILGVTFLTNILSNVEGAGFRNGTQEISDIFYTQITPAGWTFAVWGVIYTAQVLWIVYGWSFVFRPATPRAISFVTYIFYGFANLCNITWIYLWGNLYAQVAFGFIALFGILLYATVIAQAIHLYRETPALSSTKKFKIDLYLSRIIVLNSVAIYACWLTAATQLNFVILLIYYGGVDATTAGTVGLSILLVVIIVYFILENTILDRFARFVFVVYPLFIWAFSGIVSAHWGVEEDNRNPIFTVVLLVLCIVLFIVRIILWIVFAFVRPLAVPKPKIVV, from the coding sequence ATGGAGAGTGAGAAGGTTTCTCCATATAGGCCGACTCTGACCTACAGAGTGCTGGAATTCATCTTTCTACTACTGACTACAATCATCCTGGGAGTCACATTTCTTACAAACATACTCTCCAATGTTGAAGGGGCTGGATTCAGAAATGGAACGCAAGAAATCTCTGATATCTTCTACACACAAATCACTCCTGCTGGATGGACATTTGCTGTATGGGGAGTCATATATACCGCTCAAGTCCTCTGGATTGTCTATGGTTGGTCTTTTGTCTTCAGACCTGCAACACCACGGGCAATCTCGTTTGTTACTTACATCTTTTATGGATTTGCAAACCTTTGTAATATCACATGGATCTACTTATGGGGTAATTTGTATGCTCAAGTTGCCTTTGGATTTATAGCCCTGTTTGGCATACTTCTATATGCCACTGTGATTGCACAGGCCATTCACCTCTACAGGGAAACACCTGCTCTCTCCTCTACAAAGAAGTTCAAGATTGATTTGTACCTCAGTCGAATTATTGTTTTGAACAGCGTAGCTATATATGCTTGTTGGCTTACTGCAGCTACTCAACTGAACTTCGTCATTCTTCTTATCTACTATGGTGGTGTTGATGCTACCACGGCTGGTACTGTTGGCCTGTCCATTCTTCTTGTGGTCATCATCGTCTATTTTATTCTAGAGAACACGATTTTGGACAGATTCGCACGATTTGTGTTTGTCGTGTACCCGTTATTCATATGGGCTTTCTCTGGTATAGTATCAGCACATTGGGGAGTGGAAGAGGACAATCGAAACCCAATCTTTACTGTCGTGTTGTTGGTGTTATGCATAGTGCTGTTCATTGTCAGGATCATTCTATGGATTGTCTTTGCATTTGTACGTCCTCTGGCTGTCCCAAAACCTAAGATTGTTGTGTGA
- the LOC135351639 gene encoding uncharacterized protein LOC135351639: MENVIESEKGSIENENVSQYKPTQTYRVLEFIFLLLTTIILGVALLASSLSNVEGAGFKNTTGAISDIYYTQITPAGWTFTIWGIIYTAQVLWIIYGWSFVFRPATPQAISFVTYIFYGFANICNLIWIYLWGNLYPEVAFGIIALCSISLYATVIAQAIHLYRETPALSSTKKFKIDLYLSRIIVLNSVAIYAAWVTTATQLNFVILLVYYGGVDATTASTVGLSILLVAIIVYFILENTILDRFARFVFIVYPLFIWAFSGALSAHWGVEEDNRNPIFTLVLLVLCVVLFIVRIILWIVFAFVRPLAVPTSKIACQLCDV, from the coding sequence ATGGAGAATGTTATAGAGAGTGAGAAAGGTAGTATTGAGAATGAAAACGTTTCTCAATATAAGCCGACCCAGACCTACAGAGTGCTGGAATTTATCTTTCTACTACTGACTACAATCATCCTGGGAGTTGCACTTCTTGCAAGCTCACTCTCGAATGTTGAAGGGGCTGGATTCAAAAACACCACTGGAGCTATCTCTGATATCTACTACACTCAAATCACCCCTGCTGGATGGACCTTCACGATATGGGGAATAATATACACCGCTCAAGTCCTCTGGATTATTTATGGCTGGTCATTTGTCTTCAGACCTGCAACACCACAGGCAATCTCATTCGTTACTTACATATTTTATGGATTCGCGAACATTTGTAATCTCATATGGATCTACTTATGGGGTAATTTGTACCCTGAAGTAGCATTTGGAATCATAGCTCTGTGTAGCATATCTCTATATGCCACTGTGATTGCACAGGCCATTCACCTCTACAGAGAAACACCTGCTCTCTCCTCTACAAAGAAGTTTAAGATTGATCTATACCTCAGTCGAATTATTGTTTTAAACAGCGTAGCTATATATGCCGCTTGGGTTACTACAGCTACTCAACTGAACTTCGTCATTCTTCTTGTCTACTATGGTGGTGTTGATGCTACCACGGCTAGTACTGTTGGCCTGTCCATTCTCCTTGTTGCTATCATTGTCTATTTTATTCTGGAGAACACGATTTTGGATAGATTTGCACGATTTGTGTTTATCGTGTATCCGTTATTCATATGGGCTTTCTCTGGTGCATTGTCAGCACATTGGGGAGTGGAAGAGGACAATCGAAACCCGATCTTTACTCTCGTGTTGCTGGTGTTGTGCGTAGTGCTGTTCATTGTCAGGATCATTCTATGGATTGTCTTTGCATTTGTACGTCCTCTGGCTGTCCCAACATCTAAGATTGCATGCCagctgtgtgatgtgtga
- the LOC135351643 gene encoding uncharacterized protein LOC135351643 codes for MESEKVSPYRPTLTYRVLEFIFLLLTTIILGVTFLTSILSNVEGAGFRNGTGDVSDIYYTQITPAAWTFAVWGVIYTAQVLWIVYGWSFVFRPATPRAISFVTYIFYGFANLCTITWVYLWGNLYAQVAFGLIVLCGISLYATVIAQAIHLYRETPALSSTKKFKIDLYLSRIIVLNSIAIYASWLTVATQINFIILLVYYGGVDATTASTVGLSILLVVIIVYFILENTILDRFARFVFVVYPLFIWAFTGAVSAHWGVEEDNRNPIFTLVLLVLCIVLFIVRIILWIVFAFVRPLAVPKPKIVV; via the coding sequence ATGGAGAGTGAGAAAGTTTCTCCATATAGGCCAACCCTGACCTACAGAGTGCTGGAATTCATCTTTCTACTACTGACTACAATCATCTTGGGAGTCACATTTCTTACAAGCATACTCTCCAATGTTGAAGGGGCTGGATTCAGGAATGGAACAGGAGACGTTTCTGATATCTACTACACACAAATCACTCCTGCTGCATGGACATTTGCTGTATGGGGAGTCATATACACCGCTCAAGTCCTCTGGATTGTCTATGGTTGGTCTTTTGTCTTCAGACCTGCAACACCACGGGCAATCTCGTTTGTTACTTACATCTTTTATGGATTTGCAAACCTTTGTACTATCACATGGGTCTACTTATGGGGTAATTTGTACGCTCAAGTTGCCTTTGGATTGATAGTTCTGTGTGGCATATCTCTATACGCCACTGTGATTGCACAGGCCATTCATCTATACAGAGAAACACCTGCTCTCTCCTCTACAAAGAAGTTCAAAATCGATCTATACCTCAGTCGAATTATTGTGTTGaacagtatagctatatatgctTCTTGGCTTACTGTAGCTACTCAAATAAACTTTATCATTCTTCTGGTTTACTATGGTGGTGTTGATGCTACCACGGCTAGTACTGTTGGCCTGTCCATTCTTCTTGTGGTCATCATTGTCTATTTTATTCTGGAGAATACGATTTTGGATAGATTCGCACGATTTGTGTTCGTCGTGTATCCGTTATTCATATGGGCTTTTACTGGTGCAGTGTCAGCACATTGGGGAGTAGAAGAGGACAATCGAAATCCAATCTTTACTCTCGTGTTGCTGGTGTTGTGCATAGTGCTGTTCATTGTCAGGATCATTCTATGGATTGTCTTTGCATTTGTACGTCCTCTGGCTGTACCAAAACCCAAGATTGTTGTGTGA